One Chaetodon trifascialis isolate fChaTrf1 chromosome 12, fChaTrf1.hap1, whole genome shotgun sequence DNA window includes the following coding sequences:
- the LOC139340562 gene encoding uncharacterized protein KIAA2012 — protein MKDVSLSLLSRGCGRFSSNKITGRHSGRLDVCLTPQDYYIWKSQNSLLQLSSRGCVLMEAESTLPKTFSTRRGPLLLYSQDLVSLETSCHSKTRDRKQQVAQQCTQQVEQQLSTLKELTASISGNSNNQFTSSRPGRPFFPPLSLPLAPDVRHLSPPLTCTMRQQSSPEHLVQMNPQRFPAEKNTERVENQPEDKEVEQGNKKRVRLGLFLQIPCTSTAPQMESQPWTHYVAITPEEETQTHLDKRLQHTESSRHAEINHHSMRGELHHPDRNCVHDMAIDHCSIQDSEATSDKGNCGRVMSANGHGNIGLLPPLTEGQSVSHGPCWEKTGKARWEGPSSDEHHAQRLPPIVKSRTVVPGQAIPAQTQRDAQPKAERVGFQSPENLNQVHQQPLFLPLLFPGKDEEIHEKQRQGKEQKERQHLKKKTGRGRGLGGARELSEKGSLVLLEEGKELPRPVGVLGCVAGWKGPGKQSSLAFLQNQLLDLQDSCQSSNDNRSVVRGILPLELRDLQNGKSVGSLILGPDGEIIQLSVYHNSQEPSQGDGGRQEQVLQVLSADGEKSPWVIVLQPEHTHTEEGMGLNTDPEGDIQQHQSRHKLLDLRRSRESHTPSSQTDPGKDPVAVAKKKTKNAEAVTETWKASKEGAKKNVWMLPLREQVGQEGPRGGNDEAEEEDKEGALGSTEQTSHLSGLHQPGLLQFKDDVLCSKQNINSNDATVEDAVDKKWKNTKRKDTEEATVTTGTTNMKTVTSAESDGQKTLRRRKEGRWLKQKTGNGAQSMRSQKQEERTTRDSTEAQHQSALPSKNKMTDREGEREVKMMNEEKEERGEMMRQKEESAGRRRRGRLKYEEAVVGNLKDNLKEKLQVENNQEVEKEPHLKSTTSPSATQRHNNKTKTNSEKGTDYLFNNGDKYSSVGSVWSLGSTASASQFNHRRLRRSAASSCEGAVPASPVGLVSSHSCLSSCSTVMVMEEKLMLNPVKSESSRPRKSQEEEATALHLAQQEERKLQEVKKKRREQEEKERAHTEEKMKNELEEERSKRAEELRLKKLAEEEERREREEEEQDQARQEQAQRERERRRKEERKRQMERLQRMREEEEQRRKAELECLHLEEERRQEEESKKLQGMDENERIEYLSRKKQEKDDRRNKEEERKRAEEEAALWAAEEARLQAQILARQMALLQQQLAFKRGLVLEAGGLEKTQGISRPWITSYFTLLQLLGLNPKKAETITP, from the exons ATGAAGGATGTGTCTTTGTCCCTGCTCAGCCGGGGGTGTGGTCGATTCTCGTCCAACAAAATCACAGGGAGGCACAGTGGACGGCTGGACGTCTGCCTCACACCACAG GATTACTACATCTGGAAGTCCCAGAACTCTCTCTTGCAACTGTCCAGCAGAGGCTGTGTGCTCATGGAGGCAGAGTCAACCCTTCCAAAGACTTTCAGCACTCGAAGGGGACCACTTCTACTGTACTCCCAA GACTTGGTTAGTCTGGAAACCAGCTGCCACTCGAAGaccagagacagaaagcagcaggtTGCTCAACAGTGCACTCAGCAAGTAGAACAGCAGCTGAGTACTCTCAAGGAACTAACAGCATCCATTTCAGGCAACAGCAACAATCAG TTCACCTCTTCGAGGCCCGGTCGGCCATTCTTTCCTCCTCTTAGTCTTCCTCTTGCTCCAGATGTTCGCCATCTCAGTCCACCACTTACTTGCACCATGCGACAACAGTCCAGTCCAGAACATCTTGTACAGATGAACCCCCAAAGgtttcctgcagagaaaaacactgaacgaGTGGAGAACCAACCTGAAG ATAAAGAGGTGGAGCAGGGCAACAAGAAGAGAGTAAGGCTGGGTCTATTCCTTCAGATACCCTGTACCTCCACGGCTCCACAGATGGAGTCTCAGCCCTGGACACACTATGTAGCAATAACCCCTGAAGAAGAAACTCAG ACACACTTAGACAAGAGACTGCAGCATACAGAAAGTTCACGGCATGCTGAAATAAATCACCATAGTATGAGAGGGGAGCTTCATCATCCAGACAGGAACTGTGTTCATGACATGGCAATTGATCACTGTTCCATTCAAGACAGTGAAGCAACCAGTGATAAAGGCAACTGTGGAAGAGTGATGAGTGCAAATGGACATGGGaatatag gcctccttcctcctttgaCAGAgggacagtcagtcagtcatggGCCTTGTTGGGAGAAGACAGGCAAg GCAAGATGGGAGGGCCCCAGCAGTGATGAACACCATGCACAGCGCCTGCCACCCATAGTAAAGAGTCGTACTGTTGTCCCTGGCCAGGCTATCCCAGCTCAGACACAGAGGGATGCCCAACCAAAGGCAGAAAGAGTTGGGTTTCAATCCCCAGAAAATCTGAATCAAGTCCATCAGCAgcctctgtttcttcctctgctgtttcctggGAAGGATG aAGAGATACATGAGAAGCAAAGACagggaaaagaacaaaaagagagacaacacttaaaaaaaaagacagggagaggcagaggattAGGAGGAGCAAGGGAACTCTCTGAGAAAGGCTCTCTAGTCCTGCTGGAag AAGGCAAAG AGCTTCCTCGTCCAGTAGGAGTGCTGGGTTGTGTTGCAGGATGGAAAGGCCCAGGCAAGCAAAGCTCTTTGGCCTTCTTACAGAACCAACTGCTAGACCTCCAGGATTCCTGTCAATCCAGCAATGATAACAGAAGTGTGGTTAGGGGTATTCTTCCTCTGGAGCTGAGAG ATTTGCAGAATGGCAAATCTGTTGGCAGCCTGATCCTGGGTCCTGATGGGGAGATCATTCAACTCTCGGTGTACCACAACAGCCAGGAACCATCTCAGGGTGATGGTGGCAGACAGGAGCAAG TTCTCCAAGTTTTGTCTGCAGATGGAGAGAAGTCACCCTGGGTCATTGTCCTGCAGCCTGAACATACACATAcag aggaAGGGATGGGGCTAAACACAGATCCTGAGGGTGACATCCAGCAACATCAGTCTAGACACAAG CTCTTAGATCTTCGGAGATCAAGAGAGAGCCACACACCCAGCAGCCAAACAGACCCAGGTAAAGA tccagtgGCTGTGGCCAAGAAAAAAACTAAGAATGCAGAggcagtgacagaaacatggaAGGCATCAAAGGAGGgtgctaaaaaaaatgtttggatgCTTCCACTGAGGGAGCAGGTAGGGCAGGAGGGCCCAAGAGGAGGCAACGAtgaggcagaagaggaagacaaagagggagCCCTTGGCAGTACAGAACAGACTAGTCATTTGTCTGGATTACATCAGCCAGGGTTG CTGCAGTTTAAAGATGATGTATTATGCAGCAAACAGAACATCAACTCCAATGACGCAACAGTAGAGGACGCTGTGGACAAGAAATGGAAGAATACTAAGAGGAAGGATACTGAGGAAGCTACAGTAACCACAGG GACAACGAATATGAAAACAGTGACAAGTGCAGAATCAGATGGACAGAAAACTCtaaggagaagaaaggaaggaagatggctgaaacaaaagactggaaatggtGCTCAATCAATGAGGAGccagaaacaagaggagaggacCACCAGAGATTCCACGGAGGCTCAGCACCAGTCTGCTCTCCCTTCT aaaaacaaaatgactgacagagaaggagagagagaagtgaagatgatgaatgaggagaaagaggagcgaGGAGAAATGATGAGGCAGAAGGAAGAGtctgctgggaggaggaggagaggaaggctgAAATATGAAGAGGCAGTTGTTG GAAACCTCAAGGACAACCTCAAGGAGAAATTGCAGGTGGAGAATAACCAGGAAGTGGAAAAAGAGCCTCACCTAAAATCCACCACAAGTCCCTCtgcaacacaaagacacaataacaaaacaaaaacaaattcagagAAAGGCACAGACTATCTTTTCAACAATGGGGACAAATACAGCAGTGTTGGATCAGTGTGGTCACTTGGGTCCACAGCCTCTGCATCTCAGTTCAATCacaggaggctgaggaggtCTGCTGCCTCTTCCTGCGAGGGGGCCGTGCCAGCCAGCCCAGTGGGACTTGTTTCATCGCATAGCTGCCTGTCATCATGTTCAACTGTCATGGTAATGGAGGAAAAGCTGATGCTGAACCCAGTTAAGTCAGAG tccTCCAGGCCCAGAAAAAGTCAGGAAGAGGAGGCGACAGCTCTGCATCTGGCCCagcaagaagaaagaaagttgcaggaggtgaagaagaagaggagggagcaggaggaaaaggagagggcgcatacagaggaaaaaatgaagaatGAGCTCGAGGAGGAGAGAAGCAAAAGAGCTGAGGAACTCAG ACTAAAGAAACTAgcggaagaggaggagaggagggaacgtgaggaagaggagcaggaccAAGCAAGACAGGAACAggcacaaagagaaagagagaggaggaggaaggaggagaggaagcggcAGATGGAACGACTCCAGAgaatgagagaagaggaggaacagaggaggaaag CTGAATTAGAGTGTCTGCAcctggaagaggagaggaggcaggaggaggagagcaagaaACTACAGGGGATGGATGAGAATGAGAGGATAGAGTACCTCAGTAGGAAGAAGCAAGAGAAGGATGACAGGAGGAACAAAGAAGAGGAGCGTAAGAGGGCAGAAGAGGAGGCCGCCTTGTGGGCCGCTGAGGAGGCCAGGCTGCAGGCTCAAATTCTTGCTAG acagatggcattgctgcagcagcagttggcCTTTAAAAGGGGTCTCGTGTTGGAGGCTGGAGGTCTTGAGAAAACCCAGGGTATCTCCAGACCTTGGATCACCTCTTATTTCACTTTGTTACAGTTGCTGGGTTTAAATCCAAAAAAAGCTGAAACTATAACCCCTTGA